One region of Synechococcus elongatus PCC 11801 genomic DNA includes:
- a CDS encoding DUF4332 domain-containing protein codes for MAESVPDQGWPLTQLPGLSDRDRQQLAALGLHSSRDLLQLRSEAEQMELAQKLRQPVQRLRKWQALAQLSHLPSVNHRWCGVLLHTGIGSLQMLAIQSPPQLHQRLHRLQRSLLGDRSPAPTLGQVDRWIREAQQYLQRR; via the coding sequence ATGGCTGAGTCTGTACCGGATCAGGGTTGGCCGCTGACGCAGCTCCCCGGTCTCAGTGATCGCGATCGCCAGCAGTTAGCGGCGCTGGGCCTGCACTCCAGTAGAGATTTACTCCAACTGCGATCGGAAGCAGAGCAGATGGAATTGGCTCAAAAACTACGCCAGCCAGTGCAGCGCCTACGAAAATGGCAAGCCCTAGCGCAGCTCTCGCACCTTCCGTCTGTGAACCATCGCTGGTGTGGCGTGCTGTTGCACACAGGTATTGGCAGCCTGCAAATGCTCGCGATCCAAAGTCCGCCGCAACTGCATCAACGCCTGCATCGTCTCCAGCGATCGCTTCTGGGCGATCGCAGTCCAGCTCCGACGCTTGGACAAGTCGATCGCTGGATCCGTGAAGCTCAGCAGTATTTACAACGCCGCTGA